One window from the genome of Oryza glaberrima chromosome 3, OglaRS2, whole genome shotgun sequence encodes:
- the LOC127766415 gene encoding uncharacterized protein LOC127766415 — protein MEDWVVLSDSDGDSVELHDGSESSFAVVHENAEISDAAESNCGHVDSKIAAAKDTTFSGEEDLDDETDDDIECFDDEIFDDEEELDDDDESLDDDDIECYDVEDKICEENPDDEIFDDEEEIDCEEDLDDDDDDCESLDDDDIECFDAEDIICEENPDDEIMSHLLT, from the coding sequence ATGGAGGACTGGGTCGTCCtcagcgacagcgacggcgacagcgtGGAGCTCCACGACGGCAGCGAGAGCAGCTTCGCGGTCGTGCACGAGAACGCCGAGATATCTGACGCGGCAGAGAGCAACTGTGGCCACGTCGACTCCAagatcgccgccgccaaggacacgaccttctccggcgaggaggacttGGATGATGAGACCGACGATGACATTGAATGCTTTGATGATGAAATCttcgacgacgaggaagaattggatgatgatgatgagagccTCGACGACGATGACATTGAATGCTATGATGTAGAGGACAAGATCTGCGAGGAGAACCCGGATGATGAAATCTTCGATGATGAGGAAGAAATCGACTGCGAGGAGGAcctggatgatgatgatgatgattgtgagaGCCTTGACGACGATGACATTGAATGCTTTGATGCAGAGGACATAATTTGCGAGGAGAACCCGGACGATGAAATCATGTCCCACTTATTAACCTAG